One Schistocerca nitens isolate TAMUIC-IGC-003100 chromosome 1, iqSchNite1.1, whole genome shotgun sequence DNA segment encodes these proteins:
- the LOC126236750 gene encoding uncharacterized protein LOC126236750 isoform X2, with protein sequence MQALLLFTVASLAAMAASEAPSTSYGAPFRQPQRLQTQPQQQPQAFAQSQAQPAFAAPQSFSGFSAAVFRPQFFIPQQDSSRLTDVYRLPSFTTVAPTTTEAATTTTETPTTTVSAPYNYGNAALREAEESGVYYVLQPDGRLQRIAYAHGPAPVSAAPQQQQRVASSELSALQQPALTPGYLARFQYQDLHPAGAPIYSYKQPELVRIN encoded by the exons ATGCAG GCCCTACTGCTCTTCACTGTGGCGTCGCTAGCGGCGATGGCAGCGAGTGAAGCACCCTCCACCAGCTACGGAGCGCCCTTCCGCCAGCCTCAGCGTCTCCAGACTCAGCCGCAGCAGCAGCCACAGGCATTCGCCCAGTCACAGGCTCAGCCGGCATTCGCGGCTCCACAGTCCTTCTCTGGATTCTCTGCGGCCGTCTTCCGGCCGCAGTTCTTCATTCCGCAGCAGGACTCGTCCCGTCTGACGGACGTCTACCGCCTGCCTAGCTTCACCACTGTCGCCCCCACCACGACTGAGGCTGCCACAACCACTACTGAGACCCCCACCACTACTGTGTCAGCTCCTTACAAC TACGGgaacgcagcactccgtgaggcGGAGGAGAGCGGCGTGTACTACGTGCTGCAGCCAGACGGCCGCCTGCAGCGCATCGCCTATGCCCACGGCCCCGCCCCCGTCTCCGCCGCgccccagcagcagcagcgcgtcgCCTCCAGTGAACTGTCTGCCCTGCAGCAGCCAGCGCTCACCCCCGGCTACCTGGCGCGCTTCCAGTACCAGGACCTGCATCCTGCCGGCGCTCCCATCTACTCTTACAAACAACCTGAGCTTGTGCGCATCAACTAG